In the Candidatus Chlamydia sanziniae genome, ACAAATAAGCTGAATATCCCCATATTCTATACCATTGTGGACAGCTTTGACATAGTGGCCTGCACCTCCCGAGCCAATCCAAGAACAACAAGGACGACCATGAACGTGTGCAGCAATCGCTTGAAACATAGAAGCTACCAGCGGCCAAGCCTCAGGATTTCCTCCAGGCATAATCGCTGGACCGTAACGAGCTCCTTCCTCTCCACCTGAAATGCCGACCCCTAAAAACAAAATCCCCTTTTCTTTAAGCTCTGTACACCGACGTTCAGAGTCTTTAAAATAACTATTCCCCCCATCAATAATCACATCACCTGGCTCCAATAAAGGTAACAGATGTTGGATAAGTTCATCGATAGGATGACCTGCTTGAATCATCAACATGACTTTTCTTGGTCTCTTTAACGATTGGACAAAGGTTTCCAAAGATTCAAAACCTAAAAGTTTTTTATCTTCAGAATGTTCCGCAAGAAATGTTCGCATTTTCTCAAGAGTCCGGTTATACACAGAAACAGAAAAACCATGGTCTCTCATGTTTAACACCAAGTTTTTTCCCATGACAGCTAAGCCTATAAGACCAATATCCGTTTGCAATGTTTACCCTCCCTATACCATTAGATGTAGAACAAACTTTCGCTTTTTACCATACGCGAGTAGTATATAGCAGTTATAACAAATCTGGTCTTCTTCACAAACACTTTGTCCATTCTCAACTGGAGTGTTATTCACGTACAGACCCTTTTGTTCAATTAACCTACGGGCCTCTCCTTTAGAGCCACATAAGCCTGCAGAAACAACAAGATCCATCCACCGTTTCCCTATGACCTCGACTTTTTTTAAAGAAATTCCTAACCCACTTCTTAGAAGCTGCTGAAAATCTCGCTCAGACAAGGAGGAAAAACTCCCAGGATGCGTACTTTGGGTTAAAGACTGAGCTTCTGTAAGCCCTGTGTTTCCGTGGATAGCATACAGGATATTTTGAATAACAATTTTTTTTACCCCTATAGGATCTGTATAAAACTGCGTGTCTAACTCCATAATTTCTTCGTTACTTAGTAAAGTCAGAGTTCGAGCAATCTTAGGAATATCGCTATCAGGTAAACGAAGAAAATACTGGTATAAGTCATAAGGAGACGTCAACTGAGGGTCTAGCCATACAGTCCCCGACTCCGTTTTCCCAAGTTTCTTTCCCTGAGCATCTGTAAGTAAGGGGTAAGTCAAACCGTATGCATGTCCTAATCCCTTACGACGAATAAAATCTATACCTGAAGTAATGTTGCCCCATTGATCGCTACCCCCGCATTGTAAAAGTATTCCGTATTGCTTACGTAAATAATAAAAGTCATAAGATTGTAAGAGTAAATAGCTAAATTCCGTATAGCTCATGCCCTCATCTGCATGTACCCGCTGTTTTATGGTATCCTTAGCCAACATTTGTCCCAGACGGAAATGCTTTCCTATATCCCTTAAAAAATCAATGAGGCGAAACTCTTGAAACCAATCCGCATTATTTACAATGCAAACGCCGGGTAAATAATGCGCAAGACATCGGATAATTTTTTTACTATTATCCAAAACCTCGTGTCTCTCAAGTAAAGAACGCTCGCTGCTTTTCCCTGAAGGATCCCCCACCATACCTGTAGCCCCGCCAACTAAAGCCATAGGTGTGATTCCTTGTTCTGCGAGCCTTTTCAAAAAACAAATCCCGATCCAATGACCGATATGTAAGGCCGGTGCTGTAGGATCAAATCCTAAATATGCAGATAAAGGCCCTTCAAATGAGTCTAGCCCTGCAGAAAAATCTTCAAGAACTCCACGAGTTTTTAAATACTGTAGCCATGCCTGCATAAATTACAACCCTCTACTCTATACGCATTTACACACATTATCTTATTCATAAAAGTGCTTATATGCAAGGTTAGCACGTCCAAT is a window encoding:
- the tyrS gene encoding tyrosine--tRNA ligase; this encodes MQAWLQYLKTRGVLEDFSAGLDSFEGPLSAYLGFDPTAPALHIGHWIGICFLKRLAEQGITPMALVGGATGMVGDPSGKSSERSLLERHEVLDNSKKIIRCLAHYLPGVCIVNNADWFQEFRLIDFLRDIGKHFRLGQMLAKDTIKQRVHADEGMSYTEFSYLLLQSYDFYYLRKQYGILLQCGGSDQWGNITSGIDFIRRKGLGHAYGLTYPLLTDAQGKKLGKTESGTVWLDPQLTSPYDLYQYFLRLPDSDIPKIARTLTLLSNEEIMELDTQFYTDPIGVKKIVIQNILYAIHGNTGLTEAQSLTQSTHPGSFSSLSERDFQQLLRSGLGISLKKVEVIGKRWMDLVVSAGLCGSKGEARRLIEQKGLYVNNTPVENGQSVCEEDQICYNCYILLAYGKKRKFVLHLMV